A single region of the Marinobacter salinisoli genome encodes:
- a CDS encoding MFS transporter, which translates to MDRPNSAYPLPMTLATLGALYLAQGLPSGLFAHALPVFWREAGVSLAWIGALKLLALPWVLKVLWAPKIDQSLQRGTAPAQWLTRLQLPAALLLFALGWIGLAPAGSTLFLVTALVLTINLLMATQDIVTDGLSVRWIPARWRGHANTVQVAGYKVGMLAGGALLLMLAQQLPHVAAIGIPATLLIVLYLLVRRYAPMRAPLSGQAIDPTHAHEVRQDNTQPFREGFVGFLHRPGMAFWIAILACYKIADAMGSGMIRPMLTDGGWTSADIGTFTLITTLAGLLGAVLGGWLYQRFGSRRSLIYAGLAQAATMAAWASVATAGADVARVYSIGLLEQLADGCSTVALFAVMMNLCRKDWAGTDFTLQASIQVITAGVFGAVGGVIAQFTGYATMLVLAGILGLAVLALFALKTRKQYRQLFDLHKDG; encoded by the coding sequence ATGGATCGTCCTAACTCCGCCTATCCGCTGCCCATGACACTCGCCACCCTCGGTGCCCTTTACCTGGCGCAGGGGCTTCCCTCCGGGCTTTTTGCTCACGCCCTACCCGTGTTCTGGCGGGAAGCCGGCGTCAGCCTGGCCTGGATTGGCGCACTCAAACTGCTGGCCTTACCCTGGGTACTCAAGGTCTTGTGGGCGCCGAAAATCGATCAGAGCCTGCAACGCGGCACCGCGCCGGCCCAGTGGCTCACGCGCCTGCAATTGCCAGCAGCCCTGCTTCTGTTCGCTCTGGGTTGGATTGGGCTTGCACCTGCCGGCTCCACCCTGTTTCTGGTAACGGCACTGGTGCTGACCATCAACCTTCTGATGGCGACTCAGGATATCGTGACCGATGGGCTTTCCGTTCGCTGGATTCCGGCACGGTGGCGCGGCCACGCGAATACCGTTCAGGTTGCCGGCTACAAAGTGGGAATGTTAGCCGGTGGTGCGCTGCTGCTGATGCTCGCCCAGCAACTGCCGCACGTCGCGGCCATTGGCATTCCGGCCACCCTGCTGATTGTGCTGTACCTGCTTGTCCGTCGCTACGCCCCCATGCGAGCACCACTATCTGGACAAGCCATTGACCCCACGCATGCCCATGAGGTTCGGCAGGACAACACTCAGCCCTTCCGGGAAGGGTTCGTCGGCTTTCTGCACCGCCCCGGCATGGCGTTCTGGATAGCGATACTGGCCTGCTACAAAATCGCCGACGCCATGGGCTCTGGAATGATTCGCCCCATGCTCACCGACGGCGGATGGACCTCCGCAGACATCGGTACCTTTACCCTGATCACGACTTTAGCCGGCCTGCTGGGCGCCGTTCTGGGCGGCTGGCTTTATCAGCGGTTTGGCAGCCGGCGCAGCCTGATCTACGCCGGGCTTGCCCAGGCGGCCACCATGGCGGCCTGGGCAAGCGTCGCCACGGCGGGTGCGGACGTGGCGCGCGTCTACAGCATCGGTCTGCTGGAACAGTTGGCTGACGGCTGCTCAACCGTTGCCTTGTTTGCCGTCATGATGAACCTGTGCAGGAAAGACTGGGCCGGAACGGATTTCACCCTACAGGCGTCGATTCAGGTGATCACCGCTGGCGTATTCGGTGCGGTGGGTGGCGTGATCGCCCAGTTTACCGGATATGCCACAATGCTCGTTCTGGCCGGGATTTTGGGCCTCGCAGTGCTGGCGCTGTTTGCGTTGAAAACCCGAAAGCAGTATCGACAGCTGTTCGATCTGCACAAGGATGGTTAG
- a CDS encoding carboxymuconolactone decarboxylase family protein, with amino-acid sequence MNDKSQKFQEGLAIRREVMGDAFVDKAFNAATDFTMPLQELVTENAWGEVWAREGISRQTRSLVTIATLAALKASTELKGHVRGALRNGCTVQEIQEVLLHSAVYCGMPSGIEAFRSAKEAIEEWQAENG; translated from the coding sequence ATGAACGATAAGAGTCAGAAATTCCAAGAAGGTCTTGCGATACGTCGTGAAGTAATGGGCGATGCGTTTGTTGACAAGGCGTTTAACGCAGCAACAGATTTTACAATGCCCTTACAAGAATTAGTCACCGAAAATGCCTGGGGTGAGGTATGGGCAAGAGAAGGTATAAGCCGACAAACTCGAAGCTTGGTAACAATTGCTACGCTGGCAGCATTGAAAGCCTCGACCGAATTAAAGGGTCATGTACGGGGTGCATTGCGTAACGGGTGTACTGTTCAAGAAATCCAGGAAGTCCTGCTACATTCAGCTGTCTACTGCGGCATGCCATCGGGCATCGAGGCATTTAGATCCGCAAAAGAAGCAATTGAAGAGTGGCAGGCAGAAAACGGTTAA
- a CDS encoding YtoQ family protein — protein MIWTVYLSGEIHTDWREQIQAGAHEAGLPVEFTAPVTDHDASDAAGDLLGKPEKQFWRDHQSSKVNSIRTKTMIEQCDLAVIRFGDKYKQWNAAFDAGYCAALDTPYITLHDEDIIHPLKEVDAAAMAWAQTPEQVVEILRYVTTAK, from the coding sequence ATGATCTGGACCGTATACCTTTCCGGCGAAATTCACACTGACTGGCGTGAGCAGATTCAGGCCGGCGCTCACGAGGCAGGCCTGCCGGTGGAGTTTACCGCGCCCGTGACCGACCACGACGCCAGCGACGCGGCTGGAGACCTGCTGGGCAAGCCGGAAAAACAGTTCTGGCGTGATCACCAGTCATCCAAGGTGAACAGCATCCGCACCAAGACGATGATTGAGCAATGCGACCTTGCAGTGATCCGGTTTGGTGACAAGTACAAGCAGTGGAACGCTGCGTTTGATGCGGGTTACTGCGCCGCGCTGGACACCCCTTACATCACCCTTCACGACGAAGACATCATTCACCCTCTGAAGGAAGTGGACGCTGCGGCCATGGCCTGGGCTCAGACGCCCGAGCAAGTGGTTGAGATTCTGAGATACGTCACCACCGCGAAGTAA
- a CDS encoding DUF302 domain-containing protein, which translates to MSYTINRVIQGAGFEEIDERTRRALADKGFGVLTEIDVKATMKKKLDKDMDAYRILGACNPTMAWQAIGVEPRVGAMLPCNVILREIPEGIEVSAIDPLSSMSAIDNDQLKQVAGQVRDMLAEVVEAI; encoded by the coding sequence ATGTCTTACACCATCAACCGAGTGATTCAGGGTGCCGGTTTCGAAGAAATCGACGAACGTACCCGCAGGGCGCTGGCAGACAAGGGATTTGGCGTGCTGACGGAGATCGATGTCAAAGCCACCATGAAGAAAAAGCTCGACAAGGACATGGACGCCTATCGCATTCTGGGTGCCTGCAATCCAACTATGGCATGGCAGGCCATTGGTGTGGAACCCAGGGTGGGGGCCATGTTGCCCTGCAACGTGATTCTTCGGGAGATACCGGAGGGTATTGAGGTCAGTGCGATTGATCCCCTGTCGTCCATGAGCGCGATCGACAATGATCAGCTGAAACAAGTCGCGGGGCAGGTGAGGGATATGCTGGCGGAGGTTGTTGAGGCGATTTGA
- a CDS encoding phasin family protein: MFTDTLKFSAEPVTRLNKLVMNTCESLVDAQIASLHGYMGLLEEQAKSATAIRDFDGIKGFVEEQPQRFSQLVERVSEDFKQFSKVAEDFRKDAGQVFQSEDEPATGGKPAAPAKQASAGTKKPSASSN; this comes from the coding sequence ATGTTTACGGACACTTTGAAATTCTCAGCAGAGCCTGTAACCCGCCTGAACAAGCTGGTGATGAACACCTGTGAAAGCCTGGTAGATGCCCAGATCGCCAGCCTTCACGGCTATATGGGTTTGCTGGAAGAACAGGCCAAGTCTGCCACCGCAATCCGCGACTTCGACGGCATCAAGGGCTTCGTTGAAGAGCAGCCCCAGCGTTTCAGCCAACTGGTAGAGCGCGTATCTGAAGACTTCAAACAGTTTTCCAAAGTAGCCGAAGACTTCCGCAAAGACGCTGGCCAGGTGTTCCAGTCTGAAGACGAACCTGCAACCGGTGGCAAGCCAGCCGCTCCGGCAAAACAGGCGTCTGCCGGCACAAAGAAACCCTCTGCCTCAAGCAACTAA
- the phbB gene encoding acetoacetyl-CoA reductase has translation MANQESSRVALVTGGTRGIGEAICRALSEAGYQVVTTYRNPNREAQARDWQQTLAGEGIEVDLVQMDVSSPESCEHGAKDLLARYGRLDVLVNNAGITRDSVMKKMPLDAWQQVIHTNLDGVFNVTRCFLDTLLEQKYGRIVNISSINGQKGQFGQVNYSAAKAGVHGFTMALAQETARKGITVNTVSPGYVSTDMVMAIDEGVRDKLQAQIPVGRFGHPQEIARMVEFLADEKSAFITGANFPINGGMFMH, from the coding sequence ATGGCGAATCAGGAAAGTTCACGAGTCGCTCTCGTTACGGGCGGAACGCGCGGAATTGGCGAAGCAATTTGCAGAGCCCTCAGCGAGGCCGGCTATCAGGTTGTCACCACCTACCGGAATCCCAATCGGGAAGCTCAGGCCCGAGACTGGCAGCAAACGCTGGCCGGCGAGGGTATTGAGGTCGATCTGGTACAGATGGACGTTTCCAGCCCCGAAAGCTGCGAACACGGTGCCAAGGATCTTCTGGCGCGTTATGGTCGCCTGGATGTGCTGGTGAATAACGCTGGTATCACCCGTGATTCAGTCATGAAAAAAATGCCTCTGGATGCCTGGCAGCAGGTAATCCATACAAACCTGGACGGTGTCTTCAACGTTACCCGGTGCTTCCTGGATACCCTGCTGGAACAGAAGTATGGCCGCATCGTAAACATTTCCTCCATCAATGGCCAAAAGGGTCAGTTTGGCCAGGTAAATTACTCTGCCGCCAAGGCCGGCGTTCATGGATTCACCATGGCCCTGGCTCAGGAGACCGCACGCAAGGGCATCACGGTGAACACCGTGTCGCCAGGGTACGTCAGCACCGACATGGTGATGGCCATTGATGAGGGCGTTCGCGACAAGCTGCAGGCGCAAATTCCGGTCGGTCGTTTCGGCCACCCCCAGGAAATCGCCCGAATGGTCGAATTCCTGGCAGACGAGAAATCCGCGTTTATCACCGGCGCCAACTTCCCCATCAACGGTGGAATGTTCATGCATTGA
- a CDS encoding NAD-dependent epimerase/dehydratase family protein: MTEINRNAPVLVTGATGYVAGWLVKRLLDEGMTVHAAVRDPSASDKLQFLNRLAEQAPGEIRYFKADLLQDGSYAEAMEGCELVFHTASPFVLDVKDPQKELVDPALRGTRNVLEQANKTPSVKRVVVTSSVVAIYGDNVDLQSLPDGTLNESVWNTSSSVSHQPYAYSKTLAEKEAWKIAEGQKRWDLVTINPALVIGPGINPRATSESFNIVKQMGNGSSKPGAPRMGLGVVDVRDVAEAHFQAGFNPEASGRYIVSGHNTDLVELAGSLLDKYGDQYPIPRKALPKWLVWLVGPLVSKGTTRRMIARNVDLPWQADNSKGTRELGLSYRSMKESMEAMFQQMIDSGQLRKR; the protein is encoded by the coding sequence ATGACCGAGATTAATCGTAACGCCCCTGTACTGGTTACCGGCGCGACCGGCTACGTTGCCGGCTGGCTGGTAAAGCGTTTGCTGGATGAGGGCATGACCGTTCACGCCGCTGTTCGTGATCCAAGTGCTTCGGACAAGCTCCAGTTTCTGAACCGGCTGGCCGAGCAGGCACCCGGTGAAATCCGGTATTTCAAGGCCGACCTGTTGCAGGACGGAAGTTACGCCGAAGCCATGGAAGGATGTGAGCTTGTGTTCCACACCGCCTCACCTTTCGTCCTCGACGTGAAAGATCCACAAAAAGAACTGGTGGATCCGGCTTTGCGGGGCACCCGCAATGTGCTGGAGCAGGCAAACAAGACGCCAAGCGTCAAACGTGTGGTGGTGACCAGCAGTGTTGTGGCGATTTATGGCGATAACGTCGATTTGCAGTCCCTGCCTGATGGCACACTGAATGAGTCGGTCTGGAACACCAGTTCCTCGGTAAGCCACCAGCCCTACGCCTATTCCAAGACGCTGGCCGAAAAGGAGGCCTGGAAGATAGCCGAAGGGCAGAAGCGATGGGACCTGGTCACCATCAATCCCGCCCTGGTTATTGGCCCCGGCATTAACCCGCGGGCGACCTCGGAAAGTTTTAACATCGTCAAGCAAATGGGTAATGGTTCCTCAAAACCCGGTGCGCCGCGCATGGGGCTGGGTGTTGTGGATGTCAGAGATGTGGCAGAGGCCCACTTCCAGGCTGGATTTAATCCGGAGGCCAGCGGGCGTTATATCGTTTCGGGGCACAATACCGACCTTGTGGAACTGGCTGGATCGTTGCTGGATAAGTACGGCGACCAATATCCGATTCCACGCAAGGCGTTGCCGAAGTGGCTGGTGTGGCTGGTAGGGCCACTCGTCAGCAAGGGTACTACCCGGCGGATGATCGCCCGGAATGTGGATCTTCCGTGGCAGGCCGATAACAGTAAGGGCACCCGGGAACTGGGGCTGTCGTACCGGTCCATGAAAGAATCCATGGAAGCCATGTTCCAGCAGATGATCGACAGCGGGCAGTTGCGCAAACGCTGA
- the phaC gene encoding class I poly(R)-hydroxyalkanoic acid synthase encodes MESVTRFAKDYVRHASALMKQSQEMVLKGLNPAKTLTPDNSFVMDVTTSLTAAFREAIVDPTKVMQDNSELARRYWQLTQNIALNAMRQPVEPVVAPERSDHRFDDDAWTRNPLYYAIAQMYLINSEYLEKLTDDLDGLTEENRRQLSFMTRQFISALAPTNFFITNPEAVRKCRETWGLSVVKGLENFYRDIMRSRQLLNVSMTDDQAFEVGANIATTPGKVVYENRLFQLIQYQPTTEKVHQTPLLIVPPFINKYYILDLTPENSLVRWLVSQGHTVFIMSWVNPDESYRETTFEDYVQEGVLEAMDAVEAATGEHELNTIGYCVGGTLLATAIAHLKKAGDNRVKSSTFFATLLDFADPGEIGVYLNSATIKALENYIEKIGYYDGRFIALSFSSLKENNLIWSYFVNNYLKGEPPLPFDLLYWNSDSTNLPAAMYKYYLREMYVNNKLREPNALTIADTPIDLSSIDTPAMFVSAQQDHIALWKSTYAGYKLFSGEKRFVLGQSGHIAGIVNPPEPGKYGYYVNDTEADTPENWFDGATHEHGSWWPNWQDWVSKFQGDDVEARIPGDRKLEVIEPAPGRYVKKRIL; translated from the coding sequence ATGGAATCCGTCACCCGATTCGCGAAAGACTACGTGAGGCACGCTTCTGCCCTCATGAAACAGTCACAGGAAATGGTGCTCAAGGGCTTGAACCCGGCGAAGACGCTCACCCCGGACAACTCGTTTGTGATGGACGTAACCACCAGCCTGACTGCCGCCTTTCGGGAAGCCATTGTCGATCCTACCAAGGTGATGCAAGACAACAGCGAGCTCGCTCGACGCTACTGGCAGTTGACGCAAAACATAGCCCTCAACGCCATGCGCCAGCCAGTCGAGCCGGTGGTGGCGCCTGAGCGCAGCGACCACCGGTTCGATGACGACGCCTGGACGCGCAACCCGCTGTATTACGCTATCGCCCAGATGTACCTGATCAATTCGGAATATCTTGAGAAGCTGACCGACGACCTGGACGGCCTGACCGAAGAGAACCGGCGCCAGCTCAGCTTCATGACACGGCAGTTCATCAGTGCGCTGGCGCCAACCAATTTCTTCATCACCAACCCCGAAGCGGTTCGCAAATGCCGCGAAACCTGGGGGCTCAGCGTGGTGAAGGGCCTGGAAAACTTCTATCGGGATATCATGCGAAGCCGGCAGCTGCTGAACGTCTCCATGACCGACGACCAGGCCTTCGAAGTGGGTGCTAACATCGCCACCACCCCCGGCAAAGTGGTGTACGAGAACCGGCTGTTTCAGCTGATTCAGTATCAGCCGACCACCGAAAAGGTGCATCAGACTCCGCTGTTGATCGTGCCGCCGTTCATCAACAAGTACTACATCCTGGACCTGACGCCTGAAAATTCGCTGGTGCGCTGGCTGGTCAGCCAGGGCCATACAGTATTCATCATGTCGTGGGTAAACCCGGATGAGAGCTACCGGGAAACCACTTTCGAAGACTACGTTCAGGAAGGCGTTCTGGAAGCCATGGACGCGGTCGAGGCCGCCACCGGCGAGCATGAACTGAACACCATTGGCTACTGTGTCGGTGGAACCCTGCTGGCCACAGCCATCGCCCACCTGAAAAAGGCCGGCGACAACCGGGTAAAATCCTCCACCTTCTTCGCCACCCTGCTGGATTTTGCCGATCCGGGGGAAATCGGCGTTTACCTCAACAGCGCCACGATCAAAGCACTCGAGAATTACATTGAAAAAATTGGCTATTACGATGGCCGTTTTATCGCGCTCAGCTTCTCAAGCCTGAAAGAGAACAACCTGATCTGGTCGTACTTTGTTAACAATTATCTCAAGGGCGAGCCACCCCTGCCCTTCGACCTGCTGTACTGGAACTCCGACTCCACCAACCTGCCGGCAGCCATGTACAAGTACTATCTGCGGGAAATGTATGTGAACAACAAGCTGCGGGAACCGAACGCGCTGACCATCGCCGATACCCCCATCGACCTGTCGAGCATCGACACACCGGCCATGTTCGTCTCAGCTCAGCAGGACCACATTGCCCTGTGGAAATCCACCTACGCGGGCTACAAGCTGTTTTCTGGCGAAAAGCGTTTCGTGCTCGGGCAGTCTGGCCACATCGCCGGTATCGTGAACCCGCCCGAGCCGGGCAAATATGGCTACTACGTAAACGACACGGAAGCCGACACCCCGGAAAACTGGTTCGACGGCGCCACTCACGAGCACGGTTCCTGGTGGCCAAACTGGCAGGACTGGGTTAGTAAATTTCAGGGTGATGACGTGGAAGCACGAATTCCGGGGGATCGGAAGCTGGAGGTGATTGAGCCGGCCCCGGGACGCTACGTGAAGAAGCGGATTCTCTGA
- a CDS encoding GlxA family transcriptional regulator, translating into MIEIAIVALPRCHASGIHGVLDFFVTANFCHEALMAGSEPLFDCHIVSLDDEPVRAYSGALVVPTTRRETFAADVIVLGSGLETVGESEDLDHYLEKVSSLNPWLKKAADRGALLASVCTGSFVLAEAGLLTGQVATTHWRAAAMFRQRYPELKLDENQLLVDNGQVVCAGGASAFIDLCLYLVERLSSPAIASACSKLQLLEGGRVDQTPYMIFIGSDAHNDAAIQKAQNWLEQHFADNIAIDDLASVAGLGARTFKRRFKEATGESPLSYLQQLRVEAAKHLLESTQQQTAQISWQVGYEDASSFRRLFKRTVGCTMEQYRKRFSYAVPKELKAQA; encoded by the coding sequence GTGATAGAGATCGCTATCGTTGCCCTGCCACGTTGTCACGCGTCCGGTATACACGGTGTGCTGGACTTCTTCGTCACCGCCAATTTTTGTCACGAAGCATTGATGGCGGGCAGTGAGCCTTTATTCGACTGCCATATCGTCAGCCTGGACGATGAGCCAGTGCGGGCATACAGCGGTGCCCTGGTTGTGCCCACCACCCGTCGAGAAACCTTTGCCGCTGATGTTATTGTGCTCGGTTCGGGTTTGGAGACCGTGGGTGAATCGGAAGATCTCGACCACTATCTTGAGAAAGTCAGTTCGTTGAACCCATGGCTGAAAAAGGCCGCCGACCGAGGTGCGTTGCTGGCGAGTGTCTGTACCGGCAGCTTCGTGTTGGCAGAAGCCGGTTTGTTGACAGGACAGGTAGCGACGACGCATTGGCGAGCCGCCGCGATGTTTCGTCAGCGCTATCCGGAACTGAAGCTGGATGAGAATCAACTTCTGGTTGATAACGGACAGGTGGTCTGTGCCGGTGGAGCTTCGGCTTTTATCGACCTGTGCCTGTATCTTGTTGAACGTCTGTCTTCACCAGCAATTGCGTCGGCCTGCAGCAAGTTGCAGCTACTGGAGGGCGGACGTGTCGATCAGACTCCCTACATGATCTTCATTGGCAGTGATGCGCATAATGACGCCGCTATACAAAAGGCTCAAAACTGGTTGGAGCAGCATTTCGCCGATAACATTGCCATCGACGACTTGGCCAGTGTTGCTGGCCTGGGAGCACGGACCTTCAAACGCCGGTTCAAGGAAGCAACGGGCGAATCGCCTTTGAGCTATTTGCAGCAGCTGCGGGTCGAAGCGGCCAAGCACCTGCTGGAGTCAACCCAGCAACAAACGGCGCAGATCAGCTGGCAGGTGGGCTATGAAGATGCCAGCTCCTTCCGCAGGCTGTTCAAGCGCACAGTGGGTTGTACCATGGAGCAGTATCGAAAGCGGTTCAGTTACGCGGTGCCGAAGGAGTTGAAGGCCCAAGCCTGA
- a CDS encoding alpha/beta fold hydrolase, producing MKIHLGNLSEFAHGSVRHPPKLKDIQHDALAFGLEFYAKVSTDGAQRLIEKMAFTPHRPTLPIPFEDLLDDADSHTQLHYGNNILPVYCWGDGPTIVGVHGWSGSGIQFGAYVEPLVEAGYRVALYDAPAHGRAQGSHTDLCEMTEVLTKVGHHLGSVYGIIAHSTGCIAAGRALVDGLEADRVAMLAPPATYSDVVDQFGAELGLSDTALASHRQHLEERLGEDVWNRLALHDLASDLEQPGLVVVAEDDQTVPASHSHLVHRNWTESQLLKTQGLGHNDLIGHPDVVQAVTRHMTGQ from the coding sequence ATGAAGATTCATCTCGGAAACCTGTCGGAATTTGCCCACGGCTCAGTCCGACACCCCCCCAAATTAAAGGACATCCAGCACGACGCGCTGGCCTTTGGGCTTGAGTTTTACGCCAAAGTGTCCACTGACGGCGCACAGCGCCTGATCGAAAAAATGGCGTTCACCCCCCATCGCCCGACGCTGCCCATTCCCTTTGAGGACCTGCTGGATGACGCCGACAGCCACACGCAACTGCACTATGGCAATAACATTCTCCCGGTATATTGCTGGGGCGATGGGCCAACCATCGTCGGTGTGCATGGCTGGTCAGGTTCCGGCATTCAGTTTGGCGCCTATGTAGAGCCGCTCGTGGAGGCCGGGTACCGCGTGGCACTGTACGATGCACCGGCCCACGGTCGTGCTCAGGGGTCACATACGGACCTGTGCGAAATGACCGAGGTATTGACCAAAGTAGGCCACCATTTGGGCTCCGTTTACGGCATTATTGCCCACTCAACCGGTTGTATCGCTGCCGGCCGGGCACTTGTGGATGGTCTGGAAGCCGATCGCGTAGCCATGCTGGCGCCACCAGCCACCTATTCCGATGTCGTGGATCAATTTGGCGCTGAATTGGGCCTCTCGGATACCGCCTTGGCCAGTCACCGCCAACATCTGGAAGAGCGGCTTGGTGAAGATGTCTGGAACAGGCTGGCTCTGCATGATCTGGCGTCAGATCTGGAGCAGCCGGGGCTGGTGGTTGTTGCTGAGGACGACCAGACAGTGCCGGCATCGCACAGCCACTTGGTCCATCGTAACTGGACAGAGTCCCAGCTGCTGAAAACGCAGGGCCTGGGCCACAATGACCTGATTGGCCACCCCGACGTGGTTCAGGCAGTGACCCGTCACATGACGGGCCAGTGA
- a CDS encoding ElyC/SanA/YdcF family protein, with amino-acid sequence MLAFELKKLIGLMLMPIPLTLALMTCGILMLRVWPRMARLTLVTAAALLFLTSWAPVANRLVGVIEAEYAAFDLSQTVEVVVVLGGCHSSDQRVPPAAQLCSSSLYRLIEGLRILRANPQAELFVSGHARNDPVPHADMVAKIASDMGVEEGRIRRFPEPKDTGDEAEQMKPWLEGKRFALVTEASHLARAMWFFERHGLEPIPAPAIRLGSEQPDLSVQASNQLKSERAFYEVLGMLWQRLVALLG; translated from the coding sequence ATGCTAGCATTCGAATTAAAAAAGCTCATCGGCCTGATGCTGATGCCCATCCCTCTTACCCTCGCGTTGATGACCTGTGGAATCCTGATGCTCAGGGTCTGGCCGCGTATGGCGAGACTGACGCTTGTGACCGCGGCGGCCCTGCTGTTTCTCACCAGTTGGGCGCCTGTGGCCAACCGGTTGGTGGGTGTGATCGAGGCTGAGTATGCGGCCTTTGATCTGTCTCAGACGGTGGAGGTTGTGGTGGTCCTGGGGGGGTGTCATAGCAGTGATCAGCGGGTTCCACCCGCGGCCCAGCTCTGTTCTTCGTCTCTGTACCGGCTGATCGAGGGCCTTCGGATACTGCGCGCCAATCCGCAGGCCGAGCTGTTTGTCTCCGGGCACGCTCGAAACGACCCGGTTCCCCATGCTGATATGGTCGCGAAAATTGCCAGCGACATGGGAGTTGAGGAAGGCAGAATTCGCCGGTTTCCGGAACCAAAGGACACCGGGGACGAGGCCGAGCAAATGAAACCGTGGCTGGAGGGCAAGCGCTTTGCGTTGGTCACTGAGGCTTCCCATCTGGCACGGGCAATGTGGTTTTTCGAGCGCCATGGCCTGGAGCCAATACCTGCGCCAGCCATCCGCCTCGGCAGTGAGCAACCGGACCTGAGTGTGCAAGCCAGCAATCAGCTGAAGTCGGAGCGAGCATTCTACGAGGTGTTGGGCATGCTCTGGCAGCGGCTGGTTGCATTACTGGGTTAA
- a CDS encoding glycerophosphodiester phosphodiesterase family protein, whose product MRRSTGVKRGLLTLLFACQGFAAHGEADDRTKQAVELGPRPMYLVDNMKDSPLKRQLESCETDAMKPSDFSIGHRGAPLQFPEHTRESYVAAARMGAGMIECDVTFTRDRQLVCRHAQDDLHTTTNIVTIPELNAKCTQPFVPADPESGTPARAECRTSDITLAEFKTLRGKMDGYNPDATTPDEYLNGTANWRTDLYASDGTLLSHRESIELFRQLGVKFIPELKRPVVAMPYENDYSQQDYARQMINDYIEAGIPPGDVWPQSFHLADVLFWVTEMPAFGRQAVLLDMNAITPESSYLKPMKRLKAQGINIIGPALWKLLSLNARGDIVASSYAKNARMAGLDIVAWTVERSGPLTSGGGWYHQTITDAIDRDGDTFEVIDALARDVGVIGIFSDWPATTTYYANCVRRSRQ is encoded by the coding sequence ATGCGCCGTTCCACGGGAGTGAAAAGGGGCTTGCTGACGCTGCTCTTCGCTTGTCAGGGCTTTGCCGCCCATGGCGAGGCCGACGACCGGACCAAACAAGCGGTTGAGCTCGGCCCCAGGCCGATGTATCTGGTCGACAACATGAAAGACAGCCCGCTCAAACGACAGCTCGAATCCTGCGAAACCGACGCCATGAAACCCAGTGACTTCTCCATCGGTCACCGGGGTGCGCCACTGCAATTCCCCGAGCACACCCGCGAATCCTACGTTGCTGCGGCCCGAATGGGAGCCGGCATGATTGAGTGTGACGTCACCTTCACCAGGGACCGGCAGCTGGTCTGCCGACATGCCCAGGACGACCTGCACACCACAACCAACATCGTGACGATCCCGGAACTCAACGCCAAATGCACCCAGCCATTCGTCCCTGCGGATCCCGAATCAGGCACTCCCGCCAGGGCCGAATGCCGCACCAGTGACATCACTCTAGCCGAGTTCAAGACCCTCCGGGGCAAGATGGATGGCTACAACCCCGACGCCACCACACCAGACGAGTACCTCAACGGCACCGCCAACTGGCGAACCGATCTGTATGCCAGCGATGGCACTCTGCTAAGCCACCGCGAGAGTATCGAGCTGTTCAGGCAACTGGGCGTCAAGTTCATTCCTGAGCTGAAGCGGCCGGTGGTCGCTATGCCTTATGAGAACGACTACAGCCAGCAGGACTATGCTCGCCAGATGATCAACGACTACATCGAGGCGGGCATACCCCCGGGCGACGTCTGGCCGCAATCGTTCCATCTTGCTGACGTGCTGTTCTGGGTTACCGAGATGCCGGCGTTCGGGCGCCAGGCAGTGCTTCTCGATATGAATGCCATCACGCCTGAGAGCAGCTACCTCAAACCCATGAAAAGGCTGAAAGCACAAGGAATTAACATCATCGGGCCTGCGCTCTGGAAGCTGCTGAGCCTGAACGCCCGCGGCGACATTGTGGCGTCCAGCTACGCGAAAAACGCCCGCATGGCGGGGCTGGACATAGTGGCCTGGACAGTGGAGCGCAGTGGCCCGCTGACAAGCGGCGGTGGCTGGTATCACCAGACCATCACCGACGCCATTGACCGGGATGGCGACACTTTCGAGGTGATTGATGCCCTGGCCCGCGATGTTGGCGTAATCGGGATTTTCTCAGACTGGCCGGCAACCACCACCTACTACGCCAACTGCGTTCGCCGGAGCCGCCAGTGA